The sequence gtccgataatcgttaaacaaggtcTGCAGAgagatcgttaccgatgtctttgcagcccttctttacctatccacgttccagggctgctgctgcggtcttcttctccacgggtcccgcgcgctctaacttcagagtggcctgtcagctgacaggccgctcagccaaccacaggccgggaccgcccggcctgtgattggccgggcggcctggcaggtgacaggccactctgaagctagagcgcgcaggacccgggtagAAGAcgacggcagcagcagccctggagcgtggataagtaatgtatatcgtcagtcgcaggccgtgcaccgctattacacgtagcgatgcgcagtcggcgcctgctgaaaataggtcagaacctatatcaacgatcagccgataatcgttgtcatcggctgatcgttgtatttattacatggagcgataatcggccgaatcgggccgattatcgttccgtgtaatagtacccttagtgtagAAAACTGGGCATACAGAATCCAACAAAAAACTCTGTGTAAAACACTCACAGGAGCTGGGTGGAGTGCATGGCTAAAAGGAGGTAGTCACAACCCCCCACATGTAACACAAAAACAAATgaatagccagcactccactcacacttgttcacactgtgcagttttCATGCTGCCATGGTAAATAGTCAAAAGcagaaaattgctgcagcaacctgcaagtgtcaggGCTCACCGCTTATACACCCTCCAGCATACACATGTTAAAAAACTGTtctaaagtgttttgttttttaaaataaaaaatgaggtgTCTCGgacattaaaagttttttttttttttttttacaacaatagtgacactttaaagcaaggTTAAAACTCaccttcagggtacaaacacacacggcatatacgctgcatatttactgctgcgatacgcagcagattagatctaaataactgaacacagtatcaaatctgctgcgtatctgctgtgtgtgtttgtacccttatggacAACCCAGGTCTGCAGATTCCAAATGGGTTGAAAACATatgtagggtgcgttcacacctacaggatctgcagcagatctgcagcagatttgatgctgtgttcagttatttaaatgaaatctgctgcagaaaatcagctgcagatcctgtaggtgtgaacgcaccagtaAGAAAAACAAGAGTGTAGATGGGCTCCTCCACGCCCCCTTAATGCTGCTGTGATGTACAGGTGCAAAGTGCAAGAGCTGGATTAATTTGCTTCCTGGAGGCAAAGCAGTATACTACAGGACCACCAGCTAGTGAGACCAGTTTCAGGGGGTGCCATGATGAACAGACAATGCAGCCTTTTTAAATTTCAGAATAAGGTAACAGGCTCTCTCCAGACACGCATAACATGAACGCattttttggtctgtatttttgtcaTGGTTCTAATCATAAGATCTAGTCTGGGTTAAATGAATCTGGGCTCAAGTTACTCAAGTATCCGCTTTCATCAAAGATGACGCCTCCTGCAATATCTTAATATGTCACTATGATTTCACAAAAATGTTGCTTCTCGGACTCCGTAAAGTTACAATAGAATCCATCTCTAGCTGCGAAATACTTCTTCTGGCTCATTGTGGTGGTTGGTGGACGTCTCAACACCTCATCATTTAAGATTTCTGACACGGCTCTATGACAAAAGTTGTTTTATGATTTAGGGCTTATTCACATGTACCGTAATCTATGTATCCGTATTCCCGtgaagatgggaattgtagggccgaaggttccccatccctgccatacacAGATTACCGTCACCTGAACATCACAAATAAAAGGTCCCAAGTGCATTTTAATAAGCTAGAATGATAACAGTATATTGAATGGACAAACATTCTTTTCTGCCTGACCATGTATTAGGTGTATTAAATACTTTAATTGTGTTAACCACTATCCTTCCTGTGCAGGTAGAGGATGGTAATAAGCACTTTCACTCCTCTCATGGCAGACACTTTGTGACAGGCTTCTCCCAGGTTTACCTTACCGCACAGCTGCCCTGGCATCAACAGGCACCAACGGGTCTTGAGGTAAAATCTTGATACTAAGAGCTATAATTTCCCATAAACCTCCTAGTTCTGCCTCTGGGCATGCCAATTACTTCATTACATCTGCCATGGACACATTAGGCACTGTATCAGTTTAACAAAGAGTTAATAAATAAAAGGCCATCTCTTtcactttttcttcttcttgtacCCAGTATTGTTTAGTCTGCTGTGAAAATCCGGCTGGAGACATCATCCAGTAACCAGTCTATGCCTATAAGGAGGTTTTCTCCAGTCACTGCACTACAGCCTTGTATGCACCAGTGATGTGTCTTGATGTTATCCAACTCCAAAGCCTACGGAAAAATACAGATTAGAGTTCAGAGCCACATTAGACATCAAAAAGTACCAGTAATGCTCAATGTCTTGAGATGATATACAAACACATGGTACAAAGTTAAAGCATACCTTTTAGGCAGGGATAATGCGCAGCAAATTCCAGCACCACAGAACCGCTTGGAGTATAGTATCCAAAATCTTTATTATGGTTCCACATACATAAGAAATGAAAATATGGAGGTGAGATTGTCTTATGTTAGACCATGTTGTAAACAATGCGTGTGCCAACGCCAAAACGCATCAACAGTCATTTTATTTCTTATGTATGTGGAACCATAATAAAGATTTTGGATACTATACTCCAAGCAGTTCTGTGGTGCTGGAATTTGCTAAGCATTGTCTGGTTAGAGAGCTGTGGATTAGGCTCGTCCGAGCACGGGAACTGGAGGAGTGCCGGGTGAGCTGACTACCACCCATTTGCATGTTttaggcagggatagggaaccttcggccctccagctgttgcaaaactacaattcccatcatgcctaaacagccgaagctttagctgtccaggcatgatgggaattgtagttttgcaacagctggagggccgaaggttccccactcctgctttaaggggtactccagccctttaaattttttaaaatattttgctGCTCTTATATAGAACATCTTATTCTCACCTAACCACACTGCTCCCTGGGGTCTTCCTGTTGCGTCTTCAGGTCCCCCTGCTGAGCGCTCCTGTTGCCACTTACCAGACAGATTTCTCTTAATAGTGACagtctgctaagccaatcactggccgcagtccTGTCCCACTTCAGTAATTGATAGGCCAAGCGTGCAGTCACTGCCAAGAGGAGTCTGTGCGCCTCTCAATTAATCTGGCGTGGTACATGTGGGCAGAGATTTGATAAAGACCAGCATACAGacatgccagtcttgataaatccccccccataaAGTGTGTAGAACCTTAAAGATTTTTATAGTTTAGCAACTTTAGATTAGGAATTTCTAATATGTAATAAATACAGACTGTACATAATTTGGAGCAATACTTCAAATAAAATATTAGAAAGAACTCACCTCTCGGATTGCATCTTTGGACAATGCACCAGGCAAATCCTGTTTATTAGCAAACACCAATAATGTTGCTCCAGCCAATCTCTGAATGAGAAAAGAACATATGATCGTAACTAGTATCCTTGTGGAACATGGCTAATGTAAATCCCTGCAACTctttgcagagagagagagagagaaagcagcAATGGCTTTACTGTGCTATGAGGAAATATGAGGAAAGTTATACACTGCATAAATAGCATCCCTTTTCTAGAGTTATACAAAAAAGAATTCTAGAAAAAAGAATTTTAGAGATCAGAATTAGAAttagaaaaaacaaaagcaaatttaCCACAGATTTTAGGAGGCTGCTTCACAAATGTTAACTATTAAGTTACAGCTGCTGTCCAGAGGAATACACTGATTTGCATGTAACTGAGAGCACTCTTGTGGCTGGTCACACTATAGAAATCACGCAGATAACATGCGATCCCGCTGCCCGCCCTCCCATTTAAAGTTCTGCCTGTCACATAGGCTCCATTGTATACCTGGGCAGATTCcgttgtccgcccaaagaattgacatgtcaattatttgggcagacggcagaatctgccatagcatagaatggagtctacaggACTGGTGGAGAGTCAAGTGGGAGCGTGCACAGAATCCGCACCAGTTAGCCGCTTGGTttgcgtagtgtgcacatacccttaaatcATCTTTTGCTGGATACGCTGTCAAAATCCAACTGTTGTGTGATGAACATGGAATTCTTTCGTTATCGCCGTTGTATACAATTACAATTGGAATTAACGGCGCTGCCAGAAGAATTGCATCTTCGGTGCATGCCCGCACAGGGAGCACGGCAGCAGGATTTTGACAGCGTATCCTGCTGCCAGTGAAAGTTGATAATTATGCTTTAATGGTTATAatgggaatatagccttatgtAATTTGATTACTACACAAGGTAAACACTCATTTCCCCACCTCTTCCAACAGGAGCCCAGATAGTTCTTGAGCACAGTCTTGTAAGCGAGCACGATCAGCGCTGTCTACAACCCATATCAATCCATCTGTGCTCTCAAAGTAATTCCTCCAATAGGAACGCAAGGACTTCTGGCCTCCGACATCCCACATATTCAGCTTAAACCTGCATGTGGATATACAGAAAATCCATCaacaagcaaaaaataaaataaaagcccaCTTGTCAAATAACTCAAATTAATGACATGCCACTTATTCTTAAAGACATGTCGAAAGTTTCGATCAGCCAGGCTCTGGGTGTTCAGTCCTCCATCTATTGTTAGAACAAACAAGATGGAACAATCAGCAAGCCTGGATGAGAAGCGCTCAGCCCAATGCTTCTTCTAACAAAAGGTGGAGGACTGACCACctagaccccgaccaatcaagACCTCCCAGTCTCTATGTCAAAAACATGTCAAGAACTATGTTTAAGAGGTTGGCCACTATATAGTATGCACATAATGAGTGAATAAATTCACTTGCTTTATTCATTatatctggagtgccgcctcatcgCTACGTTgtttagtaaaatagttcagtgtacagtattagtaagtgtactcactgcccagctccctgtgtacctcagagagctaatatcccctcctccaggctgcgctgctctgtagtgggtctgtctataagatggccgacatggaggagcatgtgaccatgccctgtcccctatgtccacccctgagcctgtatatgcctatggtggacactgttcacatgctcctcaatgtcagccatcttatggacagactaaccacagagcagggcagcacagcctggaggaggggtgtctgattttagctctatgaggtacacagggagctgctgtcagtaaggattctgtgtacagtaactaatactgtaaaatgagcaattttactataaagttgccaacccctttaaataatagtgATGTGACTAGTAAAATACtagtaaaaagtaaaaagtacTTACAATATTATTAGTGCATAGTTGCATCATCTGTCCTTCTAGTATCAGCCACAAGCAAAGCCGCAAGTGGCCAAAACCAAACATCAGCCGCAAATCGGCACAGGACAGAGAACAAATCACTACCAGGAACATACTGATACTTTATCtgtcatagaacttcactatGGAAGTGTCCTTACCATAGGTCCAAACCTCTCTCCCAGATGGCTGCAGCTCTCAGGTTTTATACACAGTTAGATTCAATAACTTCATACACTTTAGTGACTAAGTTTACAATACACTGGTCTCTGTCTTGTTTGTTTGTATTACCTCACATTAAAGAATAGAATGGCCAGTTCTAATCCTTAAGAGGACAATACTCACACAATGGGACAATGCACAGATTAATCCTAAAGCAACGATATGAAGTTTTCTtgtttagatgatactatgcgctatactatattctgttgaATCACTGAGACTGGTCAAATGGTCTGTTGGTTCTGCAAACTATCTCCACTGAATCAGTAAAAGCCTTCTTCAAAAACTTGTTGGATGACCTAGAAGTCTCATGTATACAGTCATCTGGGTCATCCATCAGTGAAGGACCTTTAAAGATGTGAAATGGAGAATGACACACAAAATGGCAGTCAATATGCTTCAAATAGCCACCATTTATACCTAGCATTACATACCCTCTGTGTTCTAAGGTTTTGATGTTGAAGCCCAGAGTTGGGGAAATTGTGTTTATATCTTCACCATTGAATTTCTTCAGGATTGTGGTTTTACCAGCGTTATCTAAACCTCTAACAATAggttaagaaaaaaagaacaaaaaaaaatgcagaatacCACTACACAAGTGAGAGAAGTAACACCACATATAATGTCCCCATCAAGTCTATTTTCAACACCAAAACATATCTAACTCTCTATCTAAGGTCATGTACAGATGTGTCCCTGTGTCTGATCCTGACCGATGGTCCATTGACAATCACATTGATGGCTGCCTTATACTTGAAAAGTCCTTTAGCCTAAGCTCAAACAGAGAAACTGCATTAATTAAACAGAAAACAGCAAAATGATTATGAAAATGCAACCTTTTATTTCAGTAGATGCCTTGGATTTGTGCTGGAAAGAGAACGTGCCCATTTAATGTCTGATGGGTGCAATTTCTATGTGGAATCAATCCATTGTATGAGTGTATCATTAGTGGTACTTGTACACTAGCCTTAGGAGTCATTCACACAGTCAGAGATTTCTCAAGTCTGCATAATGGTGCATTATTTTTACTCCATGATCCGTGCAAAATGGTCCATAATTGCATCCGTATCAGAAAAAATGTTGaactggtaaaaaaataaataagatttGATCCGCGTTTTGGATGTGACGGCACATCCAAAACACATATCCTATAAACTTGTATTGGCTAATCCGTACCGCAACCATAATCTGCACtaagacatgtcctattttttcacagaaCGGATCAGTGAAAAACAAGGAATGTGTGAATAGCATATCAGAAATCAATGGGCACTAAGTTGATCCATGATCGAGGATCCGCAATCTCAAATAATTTTGTTGGGCGTGTGGATATGACCTTACTTCCACGTTCCGTGCCGTATATATGGATGGTATGCAGCAGAGCAGATTATCGGAATAATACATAATGCCAGGGGCTCCGAAACAGCTTGAGGGTGGGATCACACAAAGCGGATTTTACACTGTGAGTTTGcatcgaaatccgctgcaattcctggccctgtcagtttcaataggtttAAATACTCACAGcgaaattttcattccactgcgagtatgtagccCCAGAAGCAGGCTGGAGTGTGAACCTGTATTCACGGGCCACAGTGCGTTAAGGGGGAAAGCgtttacatatttgcagcggaATTAAAATTCTGCTGACAGTACggaatttgcagcagatttcgttGCAAacgtgcagtgtgaaatccgctgcgattacGTGGTGTGTGAACCTACCATAAATCTTCATTCTGTACTGACAGAAACGCACTGTTTAGGAGCTCCTACAATCTCTTCCGCTGCCACCCTAACTGGTGGCAGAGAGAAGCtcaccccttctctcccccctctctgtgcccaCAATGGAAATAGTCCCAATTACACAAAAaggttattgtgcaaaaaaatcgtttgaataataatttaaagggaaccaatcacacaaaaattggctataaagctaaggaaacgtgctggtagatcagccagcacgcttcctaaccattcccctgtcccctctgtcccctgtacatagagcccgcaaagttagtttattagggctctatgcaaattaccttgtaagtagtcacggtgggcgggcggcttcttcaagtagtcacggtgggcgggtgtcttcttcaagtagtcactgtcctgggccggctccggcgctgtaatcacgcccctctgggcatgtGTAGAAAGCGCtgcatggtgacgtcattagggggggccagcattgcacgtcggcctggccgacgtctttactaagctgcgcatgcgcagtgcagccggagaagacgctgcggtactgcgcctgcgcggcgtagtacagcagcggcttcacccacagtactgcgcatgcgcagcttagaaAAGAAGTTGGCCAGGCCGGcatgcaatgccggcccccccaatgacgtcaccatgcggcgctttctacacacgcccagaggggcataattacagcgccggagccggcccaggacagtgactacttgaagaagccgcccgcccaccgtgactacttacaaggtaatttgcatagagcccgggagactaataaactaactttgcgagCTCTATGTACAAGGGACGGAGGGGactgggggatggttaggaagcgtgctggctgatctaccagcacgtttccttaggtttatagccaatttttgtgtgattaattccctttaagcaataaaATTCAATTCAATAACAaaaacgataatctttctgtgtgtatgcgggcaacgatcaaacgactatcAAAAATTTGTTCATGTGTCATTGATCTTTTGAgcagaccataaaatcattgttaatcgttcacaaatCTTTCGATGTACATATTGTTCATTTATAATTACGAAGATTTGTAGACTAGAGTATACAAACGACTGTAATtgtgattgtaactaacgactatggttccatgtattatggtgaatgatttcaggtcattcttAAAAGCGCTCGTTTGCAATCTTTTATCAGCGGAAACGATAAATCATTTTGTCTAATAATacttagggttctattagacaaagTTATTTTTGTTTTCGCCAATTAACCATAATGATCGCATTGAGTGCTTTTGGGAATGACCTGTGATCATTCACCATAACACAAAGAATATtcttagttacaattgttactgtgatcgttactaagatcgtttactccttctgattccAGGAAAagcttaaaatgtacctgtcgtttaatttcttttttccagaaaacaatagtacaggcgattaggaaactttgtaattgggttcattagccgaaaaatgcatttttatcatgaaaaaatagtttaaagctctcccctgtcttcatggttctttatggagaggggaggggctgagggagatgaggcaccaaaacaggacaacaaagagttaattttcagcttcatcaccaggctatctcctctgacagtcagcactgacctataTGACCTCTGGCTTTCATTCATGCaacaaaacacaatttcctgataatttgcagtgaatggaaaagaagaaggaggagggggacctgggaaaagtctttttgaatgcagataatggcatatttgcctaataaacccaaatacaaagtttcttaaaaatcgcctggagtattaagttctgcaaaaaaaaataaaataaaaaatatgacagtaaCTCTTTAAATGCTTCAACGACAGAAgcaattttttgattgttgcctacatacacatggaacgattatcgtttaaattcgaatgataatcgccccatgtaataggacccttacattaCAAAATAGAAACAGGTATCTAATATAAGGGGATCAGACTGCTGGGACCCATAGCAAGAATGAGCGCTTATGTCCCCCACCTGAACTGaggttaaagctaatgtaccatcaggtttaAGTTTTGCACTTCAATAGGTGCTCCACAGCCCCGTTCCCGCACATGGCGCCAATCTGTTACCGTGCACCGTCCCCAATGagaggaaccccccgcccctctgtgacgtgtctgcattgattctaatggagcataaagcataaaggggggggggggggagggttcctcccactggggatgggccggcccacctccagtgcttcagcccagccGATGCCCAGTAACAGACTGACGCTGTGCTGTGATATgcataacttaaagtgactgtaccaccaggcccaggctgaagcactggaggcgggccaacccacccccagtgggaagaaaccccagcccctccatgatgtgactccattagaatcaatggaaccctatcatagaggggcaggggtttcttcccactgggggtgggtcggcctgcctccagtgcttcagcctgggcctggtggtacaatcactttaaaacgaatatacctgatggtacattcactttaaacatgcATGTTAGTGCTTCATTCCAATCTATAGGCCGTGTTGTACCCAACCATCATCATCCGCTGAAGGAGGTGACACGCCACTAAACCAGAGGGACACAGGCCCCTAGTTATCATGATACTGCACATAGTCCCTTTAAGACTCCATATTATTCCCATGTATATTAGAGGCCCCCTACCGCCTCCTACTttaccatgtaacaccacacctCCCTACACTGATGCTGACTGTCCCCATTTATTCTGACTGCCTCAATATTAACTCTCCCCTGAATACAAACAGTGGCGGCTTCCGATAAGCAGCCGTAAGCTTCCTATACAGGATACAACATGAGCAGCCGGACCTCCCGCTCCTTCTGCTTCATCTTCTTCAGGATCGTTAGCAGCCCCATGTTGCCAAAAGATCTCTTCCCTCAGAGTCGGCAATGAAGTAATAATCAGCCAATCATCTACAGCGCAGCCGTCATGTGATCAAACGATATCCAGCTTCCTGGAATGAGAAGACCAATCAGATGCGCCGTTATCATGGAGACGgcgtattgtttttttttctttttcaataacTTTATGCGTATGGTGACATTTTGCTGTGATGCAGTGCCCCCAGCATTCCTATCTAGGATGTTCCATACATGAGGCAAGTAAAGTGACCGCATAAGCAATTGCCCCAGCATCACTACGTGATACATAGATCGCAGTGTCAGACTGTGACGTCACATGCAATGCCAAGGAATAGTGTTGAGTTGCAACATATTGCAATATAGTTACTAGATCTGTTGTCTTCATATATCTCCCATAGAGGTTAATGGCTCCCAACAATTTCCACTGGAATTATGTAAACTGCATTAAAACAAAGAGCCTGTTTGGTTGTTTGTGGCTTCCACCCCCAGGAGCTGCAGCCATGCTGGAGGGGGCCAGAGGATCTTCAgtcttaagggggttatccagcgctacaaaaacatggccacttttccccctactgttgtctccagttcaggtgcagtttgcaattaagtttcaaaaccccacccaaactggagacaacagtagggggaaagtggccatgtttttgtagcgctggaaaacccctttaagacggtGTATGTCCAGAGCTGGCAGCCTTATCTATCTGACATTTATGACCTGTCctgttgagatggaaataccccttttagGATGAGTTCACACTTAGGATAAAAGGCGGAAATCCAGAGCGGAATCCCCACCGCGGACTCCATTCAGAATTCCGTTTACACATAcgtgatccgcagcagatttgatgctgtgttcaattatttagttacatagatatctgcagcatcgaatctgcggatcctgtacgtgtgagcgCACCTTTAGAGTACATCTACCGCTATAGTCTAAGCATCCTATCATATGTACAGCAGACTCGTGTCTATGTTCTTTGACAGTTTCTGTCAGCCATACAGCACAATGGAGCAGATACACTAATGATATAAAATGCGCCACAATGTGGCTCAGTTCGGTACCTTACTTTTATACCACATTCTGAATTTTATACACTTTTTAGACCTTATTTAACAAGGTGCTGCCACTCATGTCAGCAGCCAAGGCAGGTGTAGCCTTGCTCTCAAATGAgtgagcactagagatgagcgaaccgggttcgagtcgatccgaacccgaacgttcgacatttgattagcggcggctgctgaacgtggataaagctctaaggttgtctggaaaacatggatatagtcaatgactatatccatgttttcctcatagccttagggctttatccaacttcagcagccaccgctaatcaaatgccgaaagttcagatccggatcgactcgagcatgctccaggtttgctcatctctagtgagcacaTGCCCGGTGAATGTACAGTACATATGCTGTAGTGAGCAGTCATGCGTACGCTATATATACTGCTGGTTTAGAGGGCACTATACTTGCCTTTCCCCAGGCACTAGCGGCCCATGCTATGCCACTGAGATGTTAGTAGGGATATGGCACATGCAAAATTATTCCTGAATCTCTTTGATAAAGTGGTTCTCCCTTTAGACAGCATTAACAACACGGTTACAGATGAAAATAATAACTATTTTTCACAACAGtgacgttaaaggggttgtctggccagGACTCCTTTTTTGGTAATGCCCTGGGAGTGGTTGGTGAAAACAacaactttaagggtatattcacacgaacgggctcgcagcgagattgtcgctgcgagcccggcaggtcctggcagttcccatacactacatacttgctgcggtctaaacgaccgcagcgagtatgtaattctgccgcccttaaccccttctgctcccggccggctcccccgctgtaagcatactttacctgtccttgctgcacgggtccggcgtcctgctctcccgtccggccaatcagtggctgcagctgggcaacacccatgcagcaaggacaggagcgggggagccggccgggagcagaaggggttaagggcggcagaattacatactcgctgcggtcgtttagaccgcagcaagtatgtagtgtatgggaactgccaggacctgttcgtgtaaatataccctaaaggggttttccagcgctacaaaaacatggccactttccccctactgttgtcttcagattgggtggggttttcaaactctgttccattgaagtaaatggagcttaattgcaaactgcacctgaactggagacaacagtagggggaaaagtggccatgtttttgtagcgctggataacccctttaatacaaaggGGTTGAAAGtcttaggcccctattacacaaagtgataaacTGCCAAATAAAGCCGATTCAGCAGATCATCACTCCActtaataaagaaaatgatcatcagctgattgtgttcttatgtccagacctaaaatcatcgcccCCCGACTGTGCATCGCTACAGGTAACAGTGGGTGTCTGACGACTgataattgtgtaaaaaaaataataaagttcatacatacctgaccacgCTATTAGTgggcagtggttggctgagcgcaggggcggaactaccgccgtagcagccgtagcggctgctgcggggcccctagcatcggggggcccgtggcctgggcccccggagcttactgcctacaacaccggtggccgagcgggcctcccgggtgttcagtgttctgattgacagcgcgagaagccataggcttcccgccctgtcaatcactcttgtgaccgcaagcagcatttgcttgcgatcacaagagtgttgcccccacccccgacagatcagcagcttccaggcgaagtcccgggcagcgacatcactgaggtcagtgtgcgtcgcggcggctgggacttccggtacaggaagtgacgcgcaccctgtaccggaagtcccagccgctgcggcgcacactgagctcagtggtggcgctgcccgggacttcgcctggaagctgctgatctgtcgggtgcagatgaagagagaagaagaggcctgcgaccgacgggggatcgtgtgggtaggtgagttgtgagttttttttatttttatcagaggggaacactgggggctgtatatatatggg is a genomic window of Dendropsophus ebraccatus isolate aDenEbr1 chromosome 4, aDenEbr1.pat, whole genome shotgun sequence containing:
- the ARL2 gene encoding ADP-ribosylation factor-like protein 2 isoform X1, whose amino-acid sequence is MGLLTILKKMKQKEREVRLLMLGLDNAGKTTILKKFNGEDINTISPTLGFNIKTLEHRGFKLNMWDVGGQKSLRSYWRNYFESTDGLIWVVDSADRARLQDCAQELSGLLLEERLAGATLLVFANKQDLPGALSKDAIREALELDNIKTHHWCIQGCSAVTGENLLIGIDWLLDDVSSRIFTAD
- the ARL2 gene encoding ADP-ribosylation factor-like protein 2 isoform X2 translates to MGLLTILKKMKQKEREVRLLMLAAAIWERGLDLWFKLNMWDVGGQKSLRSYWRNYFESTDGLIWVVDSADRARLQDCAQELSGLLLEERLAGATLLVFANKQDLPGALSKDAIREALELDNIKTHHWCIQGCSAVTGENLLIGIDWLLDDVSSRIFTAD